TTCCTCGTGTAAGCCAATGCATGCCTATTCCTTTGACCTATGTAAGCTTATTCAGGATATAACACACGTGGCAGGACACAAGTGGGCTAGACTGTCTTTTATGATTATGGAACCTTGTTTTACGGGAAACAGCAAGAACACTACCATAAATCCATAATATATGAAAGAAAGCTTGAAAAattgaaataacaaaaataataaatatagagAAAACAAAACAGGATACAGAAATAGTAACATTCACAAAACCCACAGAGCACATTTCATGATATATATTCACTAGTTTCAAAAAGTTTGTTCATTTGTCATGAGATGCATAAATAACATAACACCTGTGACAAGTGAAACTAAGCTATTTCTTGAAGGATATACTGCCAACTCTAAAAGATAATTCAGTACTTAGCATTAATACTTATAAACTTCTGTCAAAATTTGGACGATATTACCAAAGGTACAAAAACAGGCATTTAAGTAGACAATTCATAAACCTGTATGAATAGTCTACTCAAACATTGTTGATAGACAATTGATACACTTTGGATATTACATAAAGTTAACCAAATGAAAGAAAATGTGCAGAAAAGAGAAGAAGCTAATGAACAAAAGACATGAATAGTTTATACAGTCAGAAGGCATACAATCAGTTCCTTTGTTCTAGGGTGCTTCTTAGTAGTGAAAAGAACGCCTAAACAATAAAGTTATTACTCAGTGTACGAGAAAAACTTCAAACCACAGAACAGTCATTTAACCAAACTATTGTACCATGAGTAATAACTTTATTACTCATACAGGCAAATAGCAAAACATACCATTGTGATTACACAGGATGATTGATGGTCTAATCCAATAAGGGCATCTAAATGCTTATTGTCTTTGACATTGTACCAAAGCAATACACGCCCATTGTTTTACTATCACCCTAAGGAATAATACATGATCAATCAATCACCAAGTTGTATGGAAACACAAAACTGCCATCCACATTTTGATGAGAAGATGAATGTTGAATATGTATAGACTGCAGAGGAAGAGGTAACAACTGCTAACACAGATATATGCAGACAGAATACATATAACATGTATAAAGGCTTTCCAAGACAATGTTCTGAGAAGATCTAATAAGTCATCAGTGCAGCATGCTAAGgagaaataaatataaattgaaCAATCTTCATGATGAATGCTGGAAAATTTGTTATCAACCACACAACGCAACAGATGAATGCGCTAATCATGAATATTCTGCAATAATCAGCTAGAGACTGAACTATGAAGAAATAAAAGTTCAATCAAGCTTAAGATAACAACCATATAAAATGCACCTGATATCATCTTTTACTCTGTGAGACCATGTGGTGAGCCTTGACTTGCACTGCCTTAACAGCATTCTTAGAGGAATCCACGATGCCTTTAGTAAAAGAGCCAAAAACGCCAGATTGTGCTGTTGTTGGGGTTGTGCTGCCTTCAGCACTCTCATCTTGCTAAGGAGCTTTTGGAGACAAGCGCAACCCAAGGCCACTCGTGAGGCGAGAAAATGTATTCTTCCCCGTTGGTGATTCTTGACCTGAAGAAGGCTGTGGTATTTTCAGGTTTTTTGCCCAGGAGGATAAGCCAGATGTAGAAAATATGGAGGATTGTGCCTCGCGCCCTGCAGCATCTTGTATTGGAACAGCATTTGGAACAGGTGCAGGTGAAGGGGCTACATGGAATGTACTGGCAAACTGGGTGGCAGAATCATTTGAAGTAGCCTGAGAAACAGGGTCAGGAGTTCTGACAGGAGGTGCGGTTGAATCCTGGCTGTCCACCGGAGTAGCAGGTGGTGGATGTGAATCAGAGGGCTTTACTTGCTGTTCTACCATGATCGGGTAACAGATTTAATAAACCTCTTTGAAGCACTAGTAAAATTTGCAAAATCATTATATACAGATATAAAACATGCAGTTTGACCAGCAATCATTCAGACAAATGATGATTAAAAAGATTAATTTGTGCCTAATTGCAATAACTCCTGGTTACAGAGAATATGAGTGCACACTTCAGTTTCTACGCTATTTACTAACGTGCAACACCTGATTTGTCaactaaaacaaaaaaaaaaagcaaattagTGTGTCATGCTTCTAAGAGTAAAACAAAATTGAAAAGGATGAATTTACAGTGAGATATGGTCATTATTCATTGTATACAATTAAAAGTATACCCTTGCACAATAGAATATCTCCTAGACGATAGATATCTTTAGCTATGTGTTGTTGATATACCATCCATGAGTATTCTCTATTGAAAAAAAGGCTGTCTAAGACGGTTTATCCAATAAAACTTTCTTCACAAAACATAAGCCTAATGTACCATTGATACACTGCCCAACAGAATCTGATTCTCCTTATTGGCAGCTTCATCAGTATTCTTCCAATCATTTAGTTTTTGTAGGGACCTTTTAGCATCATAAACACCATAAACTTTATAATACCACACCATCCTTGATACATCATCCTGCGGTGAATTTATCTCCTTCCTTTTGATTGTCTTATGAAGTTCACAGAAGAATTTTGGATCTTGCAGTTTAATATACTCACGCAATACAAGCTCGTGGTGAGGCACCCAGTTTCTAGGGAAAGGTGTGTAGTCACACGATGGAATTGATGACATGCGTGCAAATTGTACACCCTCAATAATATCAACTAGTCCCATTCTCAAGAGATCAGAGTATTCTGGTGCATCATTCCTTGTGCTCTCTCTCAATGGGCGGCTAAGGTCACGTGAGGCAATCTTGTAAACTTTAGCTCGAGACTTGAGTCTATACCTTGCCGCATAAAGCTTTGCCAAGGAACTCCTAATGACATATGCACAGAACCCTACAATCTTCTTCCGGTTGTCTGCATATCTGTACCAATCAGCCATGGTCTCAAGAAATTTGTTCATCTGAGAGTTAGTGTGCGCCTGCCCAGAGTACAGCATTGGTGAACATGGCAATGGCTCAGGATCCCGATCCCCCTTTACAAGTTCAAGCTTCCTGAAATGCCTTATGCACCTCTGAAGGCTTGCTGTTACTGATAATAATGTCCCAATACCTTTCTCACTCACAATGTTCCCTCCACTAGCGGTATATCTTAAGGTTGGGTAGATGACCCGGCGGGTGATCACATGATCCAAGAACTCAATCCCTCTTGTGATGTGCTCAATCTCTACCATCGAATTCTCAGGCCTCAAACCAAACGTGCTCTCGCAGAACTCCATCAGTTGTCTCCTTATCTCAACTGCGTCCTCCCTTGGTCCCCTGATCCCAATAAGAACATGGGAGCCAAATCTAAGGTAATCCATCTTCCTTGTCTTCTCCTTCCCACTTGATGGGACAAACTCAGGCCAGGCAGGATTATGGCATCCTTCATCACCCGCCTCCTTCCAAATCGAATCATGGCTTGACGGGCGGAAGTACTCATGAATTCTCTCCTCGAGCCACCAATCCAGTTCGTTAAGGCACACATTGGCAAGCAAAGGGCTAAGTATCCCACAATGCCCATAATTCGGTGCATGGCACGCCTGTTCTGGGGCAAACCCGAAGAATAACCTCAACCAATACGGATCAGGCTTGGGCTCGTTCTCATTGAGCACCTTCTTCTTCCTGCTTTTCCTGAGAACCTTCCTCTTCAGCCTCTTCTTAGCTAGGCCATCAAGCTCCTTCTCCCGTGGTGGCACAGACCCAGGCCGGACAGGGGCATTGAGCGCCGACTTCAGCAAAGATAAGACCTTGCGGTCAGAGACGGCCTTCTGGACGCAGGAGAGTATGGTATAAGGCGAGAGTGCGTCGACCACCCCGGTGAGGTCCGCGGAGATGAACCAGAGGTAGGCGGCGAAGTGGGAGCGGACGGAGCGGATGGCGGTGTGGGGCCCGCGGCCGGGGCGGAAGGCGTGGGACTTCGGAGAGAAACGGGGCTCGAAGACGGGCtcgaggagcaggaggaggagctcctGGACGACGCGGTCCTGGAACGGGGGCGGCGCGTTGGCGAGGCGGGCTTCGAGCTTGCGGCGGGAGATGGTGACGGTGGAAGGGGGGTCGGCCGGGGAGCGGATGAGGAGGTGCGTGGAGGCGCCCCAGGGGAaggcggggtggcggcggagggcggcggcgcggaggcggaggagggagtggagggTGGGGAGCTGgacggcgtggcgtggcgggaAGGAGCCCGTGGCGTGGGCGCAGGCTCGCTGGTAAGAGAGGAGCCAGAGATCGAGGCGGGAGGCGTACCCGGAGAGGTTGGGGAAGGGCGCCGGGAGCGGGTGAGCGAAGGCGCGGCGCCACAGAGAGGAAAGGAGATCGATGGGGTCGTGGACAAGGAGAGCGTAGGGGTCCGGGAAGGGCCCCTCGTCGGccgccgatggcggcggcggcggggcgcggcggctGACGGGTTGGAGGTGGCTAGGGATGAGGCGGCGGAGCGCCCCGCGTGCCGTCATCGCGGGCTCGCGGCTGGGGTTTCCGTCGAACAGGTGGTGGGCGCTTAGCGGGGAATTTTTGTTTTCCCCCACGGTGGATATCAGCAGCAATTTCTGAATTTCCTTTCCTACGTAACGTGAGTTAAGCGTAGCTGCTTGAGTGGGCGGGTTAAGTGTAGTAGTACGGGTGGGCATTTGGTTAGACCGAGAAATTCAGTTCGGTTTCTCGATCTTTTTAAAAATTCGATCTTTAGAATCTCAAAACTGATCTCGGTCTCCAACAAAACTTAAGACCGAGCAATTCGGTCTTCGGTTAGTTCGGTTCGGTCTCGGTTATAGACCTAACTAACCATAACAAAAGTTTgaacaacaaaaaaacaaattaaataatcAGTAAGATCGATGAATCAAGCAATTAGGCCGCAGATGACACACTACAAATTGGTGTCACTAGCAAATCGAGCacgatttagaaaaaaaaaagcaaatcgagccgatttagaaaaaaaaaagcaaattgaTACTGTCAATCTGCCATGACTTAAATCCATTGACTTGAATCTGCAATCTACTCATGGCTGTCCTCTTCCCATCACCGAGCTCATAGCTCACAGCGAATCGGCGATGGAGGTTGGCTGGAGGCGGACCCTACTTGCAAGGTCTCTCAAACCATTGGGGGAAAAGTGTAGTTCTACAAAATTGGTAGTCCTTATTTAAAGAAGTGCAATTTTGTACCAATTTTGGCAATATAAGTGAATGCTTGCACAAAGATTTATTAACACATAATCTTGCTCCTCAAGTTCAGGTAGGAATTGCAAGTGCAAATCAAAATGTACTGCATATGCATACCAGAGCAGGAATTTGGGCAACTCAAAGTGCTTGCAGGTTTGCAAACACACAAAAACCATCCCACCATCTAGGCATTCGTTCTCCGGATCCACAGTTACATAGGAGTACCAAATTGAATGGAAATAAAACAACATCATCTGTGTAGTGTGTAGGTGCTGTCTAGCCTTTAAATTTTTCCTACCCTATTCAATGAAACAACGCATTTTCTGGTGCATTCGTTCAAAGAAAAACATCTCCCAAGAATCTCCCAAGTAATTCCTTTCAAGACACATTACAAGAATCgacaaaatttctgaaataCTCCCAAGATCATGTATTCATGTTACTTCCACTCATCTTGCACTGAATTTACATGATGAAAGAAAGCGAGACGAGAACAAATTGCAGAGAAGAAGCACAATTGTTATGCCTGCAAATTTACAGGATGCAAACGAGAAAACAAATCGGAGCATTTCACCAAATTAATACCACGAATTATATGATTATGCAAGCGCTAAACCTGATTAGAGATGCAATTGGAAGAACCGTGCGAGCCGTTGTCTcctactgccgccgccgccgttgtcgtcgtCTCTACTGCTGCTGGCGCGGTGGCGGACCGTTGGCATGGCCGTCGAGCTTGGCCCTGAGCTCCTTGGCGCCCTGGCGAACTCTGGCAACTCGGCCTCCCCGACCTCGCCCACGTCGACGTCCCACCAGAACCGCCCCTCGGCCTTCGCCTGCAAGATCTTCGCCGTGATGCCGCGCATCCGCGCCTTCTCCGCCGCGACCTCCGCCCTGGTCTCCCCCACCGCCTACCTCAGCATCTCGAGGTCGACGTCCTTGCCTAACCCGCCGCTGTGGACGGGTGCGGGCTCAGCATCCTCCCCGGGGACGGGGCCGtaggagaggaggacggcgtcgaCGGATGGGTCACCGAAGGCGTAGGCAAGGTTGGTCtcggagaagacgacgacggcgatgctcgCGCCGGCGAGCAGGGCGAGCTCCGACGCCTTCTTGAACAGCCCGCCCCGCCGCTTGGTGAAGGTGACCTGCCGCCTTTCCTTGTTGTCGATGTGCTGCCTCCCCTTACTAGTCCTCCCGAGCGGACGCATCGTCCTCGTCGATCAAGAGACGCGGAtgagggcgacggcggctctGCTTCTTGGTTTCTTGGGTGCTCTGGTTCTTGCAAGTGCTGCTTCTCCAAAATGAAAAACAATGCGATGATATCCCACTACAAAATGGAGATCGAAATTTTGGGGGCTTCGGTTGCCCACATTTCCTAAATATTGAGGTGGGATAAACGGGGAAGTGTGCTAGAAGAATATGTgcggagaaaataaaaaaaattcactaaATCGCAATTGGAACTGGGAAAATTGTTAGAAGAATAGGTGTGGAGAAATTTTTTGTTAAGTAAATGAAAATTGTCAAAAGAATgctacatacatgtatatatttgtTAAGTGAAGATGTTTAATAAGGCCTAAAGATTACACGGAGAAGACATAAAAATCCGAGAAATGAATCAAAGGGGAAAACAAAGAATAATCAATCACAAATCAAGTTTACAATACAAAGATAGCATGTCTCATGCCCACATCGTGTCTTTACGTCGCATCCTAATCAGTGTTTAATTTGGTAAAATTGGCTATGACATGCCCTTTTGGTCTTGTTTTGCATGCATTAGACAACTTCATACACCAAAGCAAACATTTTAAATTCATGTACTAAAAAGCATTCACCTAACAAGTTTGTACATCATCAATACAATCTACTCAAAATTAGAATTTCATTTTTCTAGTTGCACTCTCATGGATCATTCAAAATTAGAATTTCATTTTTCCAGTTGCACTCTCATGGATCATTGACAAGTGATGGATCCACCGGTGGGTCGTAGAGACAGCTATTATTCTTAGACTATTACTATAGCCCTCATTTCAAATATAAGTCATCTTAGTGTTATATACaggattaagaaaaaaatatacaataaTCATAGAAATAAGTTTAAATTCCCTAGGATCACAATTCGCGTGTTTCGccaggggttttttttttccagacgCACACATGTTCGTGTATCCTGAGTTCTACCATCTAAAACCATCTAAAAAAACAATGCCTCACTTGTAccaaggccgtgtttagatgcTGTAAAAATTtagccaaatttttttttacgtaCACGGgcacatatttaaaatattaaaatattaaacatagaccaataacaaaacaaattacagattccgacTGTAAACTACGaatttttaagtctaattaattcgtcattagcacatgtgttattatagcacttatgactaatcatgacataattaggctcaaaagattcatctcgcgcgATTTACAGTCGGACTGTgcatttagtttttctttttgtccacatttgatgctccatatatgtgtccaagcatttgatgtgacagaaaagttgtaagtttgaagaaaaaagttagaatctaaacacagctCAAGTACCCTTTCGCAATAATCAATCCGTTTCGTAAGAATCCATGTATAGAATCTCTGTAAACAAATAAGCGAAGTATCAACAAAGTTCTGACATTTTTGGAGTTACAAAGTTCACCATTGTACAACATTACAGCTTGAAAAAGGGCTACAATGAAACATAAAACGGTAGAACAAAGCAATTCTTTTCATCTTTTCTACCTGTTGCTTCCAGGTGGTATCCTATCATGATCTGGAAAGCACCAAACTATACAATGGCGAACCAGGCGCCCACAAAAGGGTGTGAATTATTCGCTTTCATAGTCGTCTTCATCTCCGAACGAGAAGACCGAAGCGTCTGCAGCAATTGCCTTGAACTCGCTCATGCTGGAGTCAGCAGCCgctgggggtggtggtggtgctgtggTGGAGCTGCTCTTGCTGCTAACTCCACTTTTGAGAGGTGCAGCATCAGGTGTCCTTGCACTTCCTTGTTCGCTGGTTATTGATACTTTTTCAATTCTGGAAGCAGCAGCAGACGCCTCCTTTTGCACAGAGCTTGTTTCAGACGCTTTTGCAGCATTAGTAGTACCCTCAACGTTCCTAGAGACCTTCTCCCTTCTGCCCTTGGATGATCCATCTTCTGCTTCACTGTCAGAGAAGACGTCATCCTTATCATTCCTTGCAGATTCCTTGTTGGACACTTCTGCAGATGAAGCATTATTTCCTTTTGCAACAGTTCCAGTCGAGGAATCAGCTTCAGACTTCTGATCAGTAGATGCGGCAGCTGGTTTTGGTTTTGGTGGTTGTGAACCATCATAGTCTACCAGGACAACCTCAACCTGGAATCCAGGTGATGGTAATTTCCTCTGGATGACATACAGTTAGTGTTagtatgtataaataaaaaagaactaTGAATGAAAGCGAAAACTCAGTAACAATAACTCATTGTTGGTAGaatttctttttccccttcaaCAACTGCTAATAAATTGTTGCAATTCAGAAAGACAGAAAAAAATGACTTTAATATGACATAGCTCAACTAGAAGCGAAAATTGTTAGCACGACAACACATGGTTCAAATAATGAAAGGGTAGAAGCAGAAGCATATTCCAAATAAGGCCACTCCCGATCATAAAGAACGGATTCAGGGAACACGTATCTGATATTCTGATCTCATCTCAGAAAAGTGATGTACAATCATGCATCATGGTGCTACGAAACTACAAATATTACCGTGTGGATTTAAAGAGTTCCATATTCAAATATCTATGTTATATCAAAAAGAGAACCTTGACAAATGATATGTTCAATCTGTCAGAATAGTTATATAGTCAATCAACATCCTACCATATTAATGATCAAAATTCTGAAATATCTACTGCACAATCCCATATAGTCAATCAACATCCTAACATATTAATGGTCAAAATTGTGAAAGATCTACTGCACAATCCCATAGCAACCTACAATCGACGAACAAACAGGAAAAACAATCTACCTAAGGATTAATATCATTATAGAGAAAATTATACGACCCTTCCTCTATAACATATAGACTCAAACTTTAAATTCGCATTAGCACTCAATGCATACTTTCTGGTTGCCATCCTTGTTTAACTCAAAACATTTCATCATTCATGTTAAATATTTGCATCATTGTACTCAGACAACACAAACATAGTGACCAACTGACCATCATACTGTGatgtacatcaaggaaacataTCTGCCATGGGCAACAATAGACTAATATTTATTGAATATCAATTTGTTCAACAAGGCTGAGGCCGCATGGCTTGATAAGGGCCTCATGTGCTCTATATGTGTGAAACATCATATAGACTGCAAGAAAGAATTTTGGCGAAAGAGCACTTATGTATGTATTTGGCCCAAAGGGATTTTAGGGTCCTTTCGGGCCCCATGACTTCCCTACAGCTTTCCGTCTCTCTTTAAGTTGCAATTGTCATATCTCTACAGTAGATGTTAGAACAGCTTTCATGTGACTAACAGTTCAACACTGAAATCTATTTGTATGCACTATTCTGACTAGCCTTGCCTGCAATTGCTTGAAAAACAAGGCCACAGGTGTTTGATTTGAACTTAAAATGCTTGGCAATGTTAACATATGAAAATTTGGTAGATTTGATCAAGATTTGGCAATAACTTGGTTTATGACCAAAGTTTGAAGGGGTCAATTGGATCCCTAGTCCATTTTTTATAATCAAACTTATTTTATAGATAGATGGGCTTTGTAGCGTGCCTAGTGGAAATAGCTTGATAGAGGTTTTGACAAGCATATTCATAAAATAGCTTCAAAAATGAAGCGACAATTACCTTGTCAAAATCATCAAGATCAGTTGGATTCAAAGTCACCCTGTTCTCCATCATTGTTGTATTTAACCAGCTGAAGGAAACAGGTTAACAAATGGAACTTAGAATTAAGCcaattatttatttagtttCAATATAAAATTTTGATACTATCCAATCTAAGTTAGATCTAAACATACATATATGCAACGAAAACATTGTTCCAGTAACAAGAAAATGAAACCATTAAACACGAGAAAAACATATACTTCGTTCAAGGAAATTATACTATCATAAAGAACTGGAGCTCACCAGTAGAAATCCCCCTGTCGATCATGAAACTGAATCTTGAAGTCACCAGCTACCTCTGTTAATCCAGGCTCTCCAGGCAACGCAAAAACCATGATCCCTTTCTTTGGTGCACTAAACCAGAAATCTTCTGGCTGAAAATAAATAGTAAAGTTAGTTCCCAATGGAGCTCACAAAGTAATAGCCTTCACAGATTAATCACAACCAACAAACAAACAGGCCACTGATGGTCAAAGATCCATAGTGTTAGAAAGCTTCGATAGATCATACCATAGCTACAGCTATGGTAATATGAAGTGAGGTGGCAGAACTAAGGGTTAATCGGTCATGTGGGCCAGGCTGGTGAAAGTAAATGGAGTGGTCTTTACTCTAGTAAGGTTGAGAGGGTACAAAAGCCAACTACTGTGTAACAAGAGGGTAGAAATGAAACAGAGATAGTGCTAGTTCTCCCCATCTGGGCTCTGTTTCCAGTCTCCTCCCTTCACTCGATCCCCAATTTCCTTGTGTAAGCTAATGCATTGCCTATTCCTTTGATCTATGTAAGCTTATTCAGGATATAACACACATGTAGCAGGAAACAAGTGGGCTAGACTGTCTTATATGATTATGGAACCTTGTTTTACAGGAAACAGCAAGAACACTACTATAATATATGAAAGAAAGCTGGAAAAattgaaataacaaaaataataagtaTAGAGAAAACAAAATAGGATGCTCAAACAGTAACATTCACAAAACCCACAGACCACATTTCATGTTATACATTCACTAGATTCCTAAAGTATGTTCATTTGTCATCATGAGATGCATAAATAATGTAACCCCTGCGACAAGTGAAACTAAGCTATTTCTCGAATAGGATATACTGCCAACTCTAAAAGATAATTCCTTACTTAGCATTAATACCTAAAAGCTTCTGTCAAAATTTGGATGATATCATTAGGTATTACATAAACTTAACCAAATGAAGGAAAACGTGCAGAACTGAGCAGAagctattgaaaaaaaaaaagacatgggTAGGTTACACGGTCAGAAGGCATACCATCAGCTCCTTTG
This genomic window from Oryza sativa Japonica Group chromosome 12, ASM3414082v1 contains:
- the LOC4352050 gene encoding nuclear intron maturase 1, mitochondrial, whose protein sequence is MTARGALRRLIPSHLQPVSRRAPPPPPSAADEGPFPDPYALLVHDPIDLLSSLWRRAFAHPLPAPFPNLSGYASRLDLWLLSYQRACAHATGSFPPRHAVQLPTLHSLLRLRAAALRRHPAFPWGASTHLLIRSPADPPSTVTISRRKLEARLANAPPPFQDRVVQELLLLLLEPVFEPRFSPKSHAFRPGRGPHTAIRSVRSHFAAYLWFISADLTGVVDALSPYTILSCVQKAVSDRKVLSLLKSALNAPVRPGSVPPREKELDGLAKKRLKRKVLRKSRKKKVLNENEPKPDPYWLRLFFGFAPEQACHAPNYGHCGILSPLLANVCLNELDWWLEERIHEYFRPSSHDSIWKEAGDEGCHNPAWPEFVPSSGKEKTRKMDYLRFGSHVLIGIRGPREDAVEIRRQLMEFCESTFGLRPENSMVEIEHITRGIEFLDHVITRRVIYPTLRYTASGGNIVSEKGIGTLLSVTASLQRCIRHFRKLELVKGDRDPEPLPCSPMLYSGQAHTNSQMNKFLETMADWYRYADNRKKIVGFCAYVIRSSLAKLYAARYRLKSRAKVYKIASRDLSRPLRESTRNDAPEYSDLLRMGLVDIIEGVQFARMSSIPSCDYTPFPRNWVPHHELVLREYIKLQDPKFFCELHKTIKRKEINSPQDDVSRMVWYYKVYGVYDAKRSLQKLNDWKNTDEAANKENQILLGSVSMVH
- the LOC9268759 gene encoding LOW QUALITY PROTEIN: agamous-like MADS-box protein AGL62 (The sequence of the model RefSeq protein was modified relative to this genomic sequence to represent the inferred CDS: substituted 1 base at 1 genomic stop codon); protein product: MRPLGRTSKGRQHIDNKERRQVTFTKRRGGLFKKASELALLAGASIAVVVFSETNLAYAFGDPSVDAVLLSYGPVPGEDAEPAPVHSGGLGKDVDLEMLRXAVGETRAEVAAEKARMRGITAKILQAKAEGRFWWDVDVGEVGEAELPEFARAPRSSGPSSTAMPTVRHRASSSRDDDNGGGGSRRQRLARFFQLHL